The following are from one region of the Phormidium sp. PBR-2020 genome:
- a CDS encoding D-alanyl-alanine synthetase yields the protein MGLDSANSTVTSTVAYDFTQLGAIVQQLRSPLRLAVIHGGDKTQPGAVIYPTHNPRSTKTYHTVAKDIAEALRELGFEQVSLLADDMTLPQTLKQQGIHLAWLNTGGVQGYNPVCHTPALLEMLGVPYLGHNPLNSSILDNKHVFKRELQALGIATAPFMVAHPFQGPFNPHSHPQFQRVFGDYRGAFVVKPVSGRASVNVFVVDDLEGLGEAVAHIHRLTANTALIETYLPGREFCISVSGPILYREGSFQHLSTPFAFSAIERVLEPQERIFTSMDAKGMSQERMRLLSGEAAAERELRSQLEAIGQEIYRAFNLTSLVRIDLRQDEQGHLYVLEANPKPDLKRPTAHETSLVAQGLQPYQMSYQDLILSLLGDRLHQLLTHQPHLIPHIQALISS from the coding sequence ATGGGCCTTGATTCAGCGAATTCTACGGTAACGTCTACAGTGGCTTACGATTTTACGCAATTAGGGGCGATCGTGCAGCAGCTGCGATCGCCCCTTCGCCTGGCGGTGATTCACGGCGGGGACAAAACCCAACCGGGAGCGGTCATTTACCCCACCCACAATCCCCGTTCCACCAAAACCTATCACACCGTCGCGAAGGACATTGCCGAGGCCCTAAGGGAATTAGGGTTTGAGCAGGTGAGCCTCTTGGCTGACGACATGACCCTCCCCCAAACCCTGAAACAGCAAGGGATTCATCTGGCTTGGCTCAATACTGGCGGCGTACAAGGCTATAACCCCGTCTGTCATACCCCGGCCTTATTAGAAATGCTGGGAGTTCCCTATCTCGGTCATAATCCCCTAAACAGTTCCATTTTAGACAACAAACACGTCTTTAAACGGGAGTTACAGGCTTTGGGGATCGCGACGGCTCCTTTTATGGTGGCTCATCCTTTTCAGGGCCCTTTCAACCCGCACAGCCATCCCCAGTTTCAGCGGGTGTTTGGGGACTATCGGGGGGCATTTGTGGTCAAACCGGTGTCGGGACGGGCCTCGGTGAATGTCTTTGTGGTGGATGACTTGGAGGGGTTAGGGGAGGCGGTGGCGCACATTCATCGTCTGACGGCGAATACGGCCTTGATTGAAACCTATTTGCCAGGACGGGAGTTTTGTATTTCTGTGTCGGGGCCGATTCTCTACCGTGAGGGGTCATTTCAGCATCTGTCGACTCCCTTTGCCTTTTCGGCCATTGAGCGAGTTTTGGAACCCCAGGAGCGGATTTTCACCTCCATGGATGCCAAGGGAATGAGTCAAGAGCGGATGCGGCTGTTGTCTGGGGAGGCGGCGGCTGAACGGGAGCTGCGATCGCAACTCGAAGCCATCGGCCAAGAGATTTATCGGGCCTTTAACCTGACCAGCTTAGTACGGATTGACCTCAGACAAGATGAGCAGGGTCACCTCTATGTCCTTGAGGCCAATCCTAAACCAGACTTGAAACGACCCACAGCTCATGAAACCAGTTTGGTGGCCCAAGGCTTGCAACCGTACCAAATGAGCTATCAGGATCTGATTCTCAGTCTATTGGGCGATCGTCTGCACCAGCTTCTCACCCATCAACCTCACCTAATCCCCCATATCCAAGCTCTAATTTCCTCTTAA